A portion of the Naumovozyma castellii chromosome 2, complete genome genome contains these proteins:
- the TRS33 gene encoding Trs33p (ancestral locus Anc_2.160) gives MDPGRNYQANHPLTEQEKKQQQFRLFQESLPKVSQLAFQMLLNEIVPQAMAVENELNDLNSLEQTGDRTSAVEGERKGEGEAENIPINDLSLQEKEVSSYNTNLKIQPSHKLIMELAELEDEEKYNNILKRLRNIGFEMGKKMCEMLVFSNNPNLHFKEMDLLLIMKFICRDVWKQLYEKPIDNLKTNHRGTFYLIDYNYKPIQAFSLSEEAPAKELKMVEPFLEIPLGLIKGVLASLGYSPEEVICISSFVDKPADDRPKYGFPKGVSFHVQVNMKPK, from the coding sequence ATGGATCCTGGCAGGAATTATCAAGCCAACCATCCTCTGACGGAGCAGgaaaagaaacaacaacagtTTCGATTGTTCCAAGAGTCGTTACCTAAAGTTAGTCAATTAGCTTTTCAGATGTTACTAAATGAAATAGTCCCTCAAGCAATGGCAGTTGAGAACGAATTGAATGATCTTAATTCGCTTGAACAAACTGGAGATCGAACTTCAGCAGTAGaaggagaaagaaaaggagaaggagaagCAGAAAATATCCCAATTAACGATTTAAGTCTTCAGGAAAAGGAAGTAAGTAGCTACAATACAAATCTTAAGATACAGCCCTCACATAAGTTGATCATGGAATTGGCTGAATTGGAGGATGAGGAGAAATacaacaatattttaaaaCGGTTAAGAAATATAGGATTTGAAATGGGGAAGAAAATGTGTGAAATGCTGGTCTTCAGTAATAACCCAAATTTacattttaaagaaatggatcttttattgattatgaaatttatttgCCGTGACGTTTGGAAGCAACTTTACGAAAAGCCAATTGATAATCTTAAAACTAATCATAGAGGAACATTTTATCTGATAGACTATAACTACAAACCCATTCAGGCATTCTCTTTGAGTGAAGAGGCTCCTGCCAAGGAACTTAAGATGGTTGAGCCATTTTTAGAAATCCCTTTAGGGCTAATTAAAGGTGTTTTGGCATCATTAGGGTACTCACCCGAGGAAGTAATTTgtatttcatcatttgttgaCAAGCCAGCTGACGATCGTCCCAAATATGGGTTTCCCAAAGGTGTAAGTTTTCATGTACAGGTTAACATGAAACCAAAATGA
- the BZZ1 gene encoding Bzz1p (ancestral locus Anc_2.159) has protein sequence MSTQLSIGNELKDSYKVTHTWVQTNLKWLKELEQFYRERAKLEKDYSERLSRLTSEYFTKKSSSSVPLSVGTSPTTTPGSLEAAGVVAWNEVLAQTEMISKDHNKLSIDLDNEVANQLSGLYSKLDMTLTQINGFNEEVTNKRNQIYQDMERAKKNYDDACQSMEVARGKYTKTSTDKNKKKLDSKETDMNVAKNDYLIKVSLANRVKDKYYFQDVPEVVDQLQDLNEAKTLFLNDVWNKATSVEKAFNDRCTKRLETVDEVVKQNKPHLSTAMFIKHNLKQWKEPSDFQYKPSPVWHDDEKFIVNSPVELQDLKVKLAKNEQAYLKLDDSTKTELTQLGKFNSQKKEIKSKEDTVSAQEFFDAMKNYLGLVTPFTSHETAKLQAQVTIECIKNNVPAEMDLSTDNIEISKTKSKSGLFSKFKETLLNPETKVQKARRRHSQRSSMFGSLKRTSGVPSSHDVFSSNGDNDTDDAPSIYTAESSATPATNNIATRSRANTGATSATTNKNKVLYAYTKQDSDEITISPQDIITLLAADSGSGWTKIKNETTGESGLVPTTYIKIEESSHRGNAPAAPPPRRSTLPTRTMTAKYPYVAQGDDEMSINAGDTISVIRGDDGSGWTYGELNGVKGLFPTSYCS, from the coding sequence ATGAGTACTCAACTGTCCATTGGTAACGAATTAAAAGATTCCTATAAAGTCACTCACACATGGGTTcaaacaaatttaaaatgGTTAAAGGAATTAGAACAATTTTATAGAGAGCGAGCTAAACTAGAAAAGGACTACAGTGAGAGATTGTCAAGACTAACGTCTGAATATTTTACTAAGAAGAGCTCTTCTTCTGTACCACTATCTGTCGGTACTTCACCCACTACGACTCCGGGTTCCCTGGAAGCTGCTGGGGTAGTGGCATGGAACGAAGTATTGGCTCAAACTGAAATGATCTCAAAGGATCACAATAAGTTATCAATTGACTTGGACAATGAAGTGGCCAACCAACTGAGTGGATTatattccaaattggaTATGACTTTAACTCAGATCAATGGgtttaatgaagaagttaCCAATAAGAGAAATCAAATCTACCAAGATATGGAGAGGGCTAAGAAGAATTATGATGATGCATGCCAATCGATGGAGGTAGCTAGGGGTAAGTATACAAAAACTTCCACTgataagaataagaaaaaattagatAGTAAAGAAACTGATATGAATGTTGCtaaaaatgattatttgataaaggTCAGTCTTGCAAATAGAGTTAAGGACAAATACTATTTCCAGGATGTTCCTGAAGTGGTAGATCAATTACAGGATTTAAATGAAGCAAAgactttatttttgaatgatgTTTGGAATAAAGCCACTTCAGTGGAAAAGGCTTTTAATGATCGTTGTACTAAAAGATTGGAAACCGTAGACGAAGTTGTCAAGCAAAACAAACCACATTTGAGCACAGCTATGTTTATCAAGCATAATCTAAAACAATGGAAAGAACCTTCAGATTTCCAATACAAACCCTCCCCTGTATGGcatgatgatgaaaaatttattgtcAATTCTCCTGTAGAACTTCAAGATTTAAAAGTCAAATTAGCTAAGAATGAACAAGcttatttgaaattagatGATTCGACCAAAACTGAACTTACTCAATTAGGTAAATTCAATTCCCAAAAGAAGGAGATTAAGAGTAAAGAAGATACAGTGAGTGCGCAAGAGTTTTTTGATGcgatgaagaattatctTGGTTTAGTAACGCCGTTTACATCACATGAGACAGCAAAATTGCAGGCGCAGGTTACAATTGAGTGCATTAAAAACAACGTACCTGCAGAGATGGATTTATCAACAGAtaacattgaaatttccaagACCAAAAGCAAATCTGGTTTATTCAgtaaattcaaagagaCACTATTGAACCCTGAAACTAAGGTTCAAAAGGCTAGACGCCGTCATAGTCAAAGGTCATCTATGTTTGGTTCTTTGAAACGAACAAGTGGTGTCCCATCCAGCCATGATGTATTTAGTTCCAATGGTGATAATGATACGGATGATGCACCATCTATCTATACTGCAGAGTCATCTGCTACTCCAGCAACTAATAATATTGCCACTAGATCGCGAGCAAACACTGGTGCTACTTCAGCCACTACTAATAAGAATAAGGTTCTCTATGCATACACGAAACAGGATTCTGATGAGATCACAATATCCCCACAAGATATTATCACTCTGCTTGCTGCGGACTCAGGATCTGGTTGGACCAAAATCAAGAACGAAACCACGGGTGAATCAGGACTTGTCCCAACCACATATatcaaaattgaagagaGCAGCCACAGAGGTAATGCACCTGCAGCTCCACCACCAAGAAGAAGTACTTTACCCACGAGGACAATGACCGCCAAGTATCCATATGTGGCCCAAggagatgatgaaatgTCGATCAATGCTGGAGATACTATTTCTGTTATAAGAGGAGATGATGGAAGTGGATGGACATATGGGGAATTGAATGGGGTGAAGGGGCTATTCCCTACTAGCTATTGTAGCTAG
- the DMA1 gene encoding ubiquitin-conjugating protein DMA1 (ancestral locus Anc_2.157), protein MVEVNGSPSSRKTTQLLTPESFSTFGLSANELSVLRTEQDASDAKATNGSLAERYKEQLSGVLERPKKLELKRLWLEKSGEEMRKSVYKNNEKEENHVVKPVTKKRIRKPNILPVELSLDGIPPPSKKLKKFTHYIAKNCETDLHFELNNPIYERFDEPCEVAPSRECKNGMFTVRITPYIDRTSTTSGLIFPKIIRRAGPGSQLLIGRCVDQYYKVTKGLPEKYHPIVFKSRVVSRVHACLKVDMNGRWYLSDAASSSGTFVNGSRMAKPNTVSDDIMLTDRITCVQLGKTMDGTTEEHLRCVKMKIELNDSWKLPKTQFSTNAFKNVKKVLFSGDEPNATDNCSLCLSKITEGKPIFISPCSHHWHYKCVKDLITVEYPFFFCPTCKNQFDLESTSDNEEGESESESESESDDWPTPIPVKRKNLSLTHLEAKDMAAQPPNIQRYTPVEKPSKSSKLLNSENQQQRSVKKVVQDVREEDTDHKINVCIDPKESNDALVVPNTQMLDLGVSLEDPNDNGH, encoded by the coding sequence ATGGTTGAAGTGAATGGATCGCCCTCTTCCAGGAAGACTACACAGCTGCTGACGCCGGAATCATTTAGTACTTTTGGTTTGAGTGCTAATGAACTATCCGTCTTGAGAACGGAACAAGATGCTAGTGATGCCAAAGCTACCAATGGGTCTCTAGCCGAACGGTATAAAGAACAATTATCCGGTGTCTTGGAGAGACCAAAGAAATTAGAGTTGAAACGGTTATGGTTGGAGAAATCTGGAGAGGAGATGAGGAAAAGTGTTTACAAGAACaatgaaaaagaagagaatcATGTTGTGAAACCTGTTACAAAGAAACGTATACGGAAACCTAATATCCTACCAGTTGAATTATCATTAGATGGAATTCCTCCTCCTAGtaagaaactgaaaaaatTTACCCATTATATAGCAAAGAACTGCGAGACTGATCTCCATTTTGAGTTAAACAACCCTATATATGAGCGGTTTGATGAACCTTGCGAAGTGGCTCCTTCAAGAGAGTGTAAAAATGGAATGTTCACTGTTAGAATCACTCCTTATATAGATAGAACATCCACGACCTCTGGATTAATCTTCCCCAAGATTATAAGAAGGGCAGGACCGGGATCTCAACTTTTAATTGGACGTTGTGTGGACCAATACTATAAGGTAACAAAAGGTTTGCCCGAAAAATATCATCCTATCGTTTTCAAATCCAGAGTCGTCTCCAGAGTCCATGCTTGTCTTAAAGTTGACATGAATGGTAGATGGTACCTTTCTGATGCGGCCTCATCAAGTGGTACATTTGTTAATGGTTCTCGTATGGCTAAACCAAACACTGTATCTGACGATATCATGCTAACAGACCGTATTACATGTGTGCAATTGGGTAAGACTATGGATGGTACCACAGAAGAACATTTACGTTGTGTCAAGATgaaaattgaattgaatgatagTTGGAAGCTGCCTAAGACTCAGTTTAGCACGAATGCTTTCAAAAATGTAAAAAAAGTCCTCTTTTCTGGAGATGAACCAAATGCCACTGACAATTGTTCCTTGTGTTTATCCAAGATAACGGAAGGCAAACCCATTTTCATATCGCCTTGTTCTCATCATTGGCATTATAAGTGTGTGAAAGACCTAATTACAGTAGAATAtcctttctttttttgTCCAACTTGTAAAAATCaatttgatttggaaagtaCATCGGATAATGAGGAAGGAGAGTCAGAGAGTGAAAGTGAGTCTGAATCTGATGACTGGCCAACGCCGATACCAGTGAAGCGGAAAAACTTATCACTTACACACCTAGAAGCGAAAGATATGGCAGCTCAACCTCCAAATATTCAGCGGTACACACCTGTTGAGAAGCCCtctaaatcttcaaaattacTGAACTCCGAGAACCAACAGCAACGTTCCGTTAAAAAGGTTGTCCAGGACGTAAGGGAAGAGGATACAGACCATAAAATAAATGTTTGCATAGACCCAAAAGAATCCAATGATGCTCTTGTGGTCCCTAATACGCAAATGTTAGACCTTGGTGTATCGCTAGAAGACCCAAATGATAATGGTCATTGA
- the COX23 gene encoding Cox23p (ancestral locus Anc_2.153) translates to MGEQEQPEEKGNNSNRKQDVNFTPDEKNPGSYKYFPDDPVQGLNKYKFIMKGDSEYYDPCQECSEMSRKCLERNPFDKSQCQEYFDAYRDCKKMWMKTRRENRKQWEK, encoded by the coding sequence ATGGGAGAGCAAGAGCAACCAGAGGAGAAGGGCAACAACAGTAACAGAAAGCAGGATGTGAACTTCACGCCGGACGAGAAGAATCCCGGCTCGTACAAGTACTTCCCGGACGACCCGGTGCAGGGGCTAAACAAATACAAGTTCATCATGAAGGGGGACAGCGAGTACTACGACCCATGTCAGGAATGCTCAGAGATGAGTCGCAAATGCTTGGAGAGAAACCCATTCGACAAATCGCAGTGCCAGGAGTACTTCGATGCTTATAGAGATTGCAAGAAGATGTGGATGAAAACGCGTCGTGAGAATAGAAAGCAATGGGAAAAATGA
- the TOM71 gene encoding protein channel TOM71 (ancestral locus Anc_2.152): MSSNDHPVGGFLTRNRTAIVATVAAGSAAIGAFYYYHHLQQTHTSLEGEEDGNSTGRNPVNDEAHLSKNQKKKQRKKHKKKATPDQTTATADVLTSYPTNDSNDPDMIQITSLPLEEQKKISMQLKDKGNKYFKAKDYTNAIKYYNLALDLNKDPIFYSNISACYVSLGQLDKVIESSTKALELNPNYSKALLRRASANESLENYSDALFDLSVLSLNGDYSGASIEPILERNLNKQAIKVLNERMNKMTGSNKEQQLLPSTTSLVSFFGIFDPELTFQNYNENDQADVELLTGLTNLFKRTDQGYLDADKNFVKASSLFMEELAKNPKDKHLLEKTAIALEYNGIFRFLKNDLLGAQTDIEKAIGFFPRVNSYLYLALISADKSTSQEYSKYFDKALELNPDSLSVYYHRGQLYFITQDYPKAKVEFEKAKELDETNIFPYIQLACLAYRENDFDRCQKLFDETRQKFPTYPEVPTFYAEILADKGDFALAIKQYDIATRLEKAQKNIHVGIAPLVGKATVLARQPNLLNLKEATQLMEKACEIDPRSEQAIVGLAQLKLQNEEVDLAIELFEKAADLSRTMDEKIQAMTFAEAAKIQKRIRADPVISAKVDEALASYRSQGVI, translated from the coding sequence ATGTCCTCTAACGACCATCCTGTTGGCGGGTTCCTGACCAGAAACAGGACTGCCATCGTGGCCACCGTGGCTGCTGGTTCTGCTGCCATTGGTGCCTTCTATTACTATCATCATTTGCAACAGACACATACTTCTCttgaaggtgaagaagatgggAACTCCACTGGGAGGAATCCAGTAAATGATGAAGCTCATCTATCGAAGaatcagaagaagaagcaaagGAAGAAGCACAAGAAGAAGGCAACACCTGATCAAACAACCGCCACCGCTGATGTTTTAACGTCATATCCTACAAACGACTCCAATGATCCCGATATGATCCAAATAACTAGCCTACCGctagaagaacaaaaaaagATTTCCATgcaattgaaagataaaggtaacaaatattttaagGCAAAGGATTATACAAACGCcatcaaatattataaCTTGGCCTTGGATTTAAACAAGGATCCCATCTTCTATTCAAATATCTCTGCATGTTACGTCTCATTGGGACAATTGGATAAAGTTATCGAGAGTAGTACTAAGGCATTGGAGTTAAATCCAAATTACTCAAAGGCTTTATTAAGAAGAGCTTCTGCTAATGAAagtttggaaaattattCCGATGCACTATTTGATTTATCTGTCTTATCTTTAAATGGCGATTACAGTGGTGCTTCCATTGAACCaatattggaaagaaaCTTGAATAAACAAGCTATTAAAGTACTAAACGAGAGAATGAATAAGATGACTGGGTCTAACAAGGAACAGCAATTGCTACCTTCAACTACTTCCCTGGTGTCAttctttggaatatttgatCCAGAATTGACTTTCCAGAATTACAATGAAAATGACCAAGCTGATGTCGAATTACTAACTGGGTTAACAAACCTTTTCAAGAGAACAGATCAGGGATACTTGGATGCTGATAAAAATTTTGTCAAAGCAAGTTCATTATTTATGGAAGAATTGGCAAAGAACCCTAAGGATAAACatttattagaaaagaCAGCAATCGCTTTGGAATATAACGGTATCTTCAGATTCTTAAAGAATGATCTGTTAGGTGCACAAactgatattgaaaaggcAATTGGGTTTTTCCCAAGGGTAAATTCTTATCTTTACCTAGCTTTAATTTCAGCGGATAAAAGTACAAGTCAAGAATattctaaatattttgacAAGGCTTTGGAATTAAACCCTGATTCTCTCTCAGTATACTACCACCGTGGTCagttatattttattactCAAGATTATCCAAAGGCAAAAgtagaatttgaaaaggcAAAGGAATTGGATGAAACTAATATTTTCCCATACATTCAATTGGCATGTCTGGCATATCGtgaaaatgattttgatagatgtcaaaaattatttgatgaaacaAGACAAAAATTCCCAACGTATCCTGAAGTCCCCACTTTTTATGCTGAAATTTTGGCTGACAAGGGTGATTTTGCGCTTGCTATAAAGCAATATGATATTGCTACTAGATTGGAGAAGGCTCAAAAGAATATTCATGTCGGCATTGCGCCCTTAGTAGGTAAAGCTACAGTTTTGGCAAGACAACCTAACCTGctaaatttgaaagaagcAACACAATTAATGGAAAAGGCTTGCGAAATTGATCCGAGATCTGAACAAGCTATCGTTGGATTGGCACAgttgaaattacaaaatgaagaagtggaTCTTGCCATTGAGTTATTTGAAAAGGCAGCAGATTTATCAAGAACGATGGATGAGAAAATTCAAGCTATGACTTTTGCTGAGGCTGCCAAGATTCAAAAGAGAATTAGGGCTGACCCTGTTATAAGTGCTAAAGTGGATGAAGCATTAGCTTCATATAGATCCCAGGGAGTGATTTAA
- the ORC6 gene encoding origin recognition complex subunit 6 (ancestral locus Anc_2.149): MSNQQIQKCIRDIIQLNEKHDQDWTQGPLKKLLSATSTLYNTSINKVMLKQDEELARYHICAFIAAERLYQKTKDSAFEYSMNNIPLEPKKVRNLLNVFKSNIFQTSPVKNFHWSPSPKKSAGKKSPLKENDRFSSRDPNELRKELFGTPTKISPSKSLSPVKLSPGNLNTDSPIKARRKLAFEDSQSDSEQDEDSHIGSPERPTENPTKESTLDTSTNTPTKSPIKRRRRTKGPFSGGKVSLLHKKYYKVTPTELITLCNEFELPQTVAYGILDEYVAKSTYLTCPWQLVCGLVMNCVFIVFNDKRRNDPRIDHLLIDKMRRLMKSDGFSDINLCVKIVKELITGEQWFRDLQVKYNYFNGVNYDEQIAVKFGSMLQSDNNLVSREQYANWYKKIEQDLSLRGD; this comes from the coding sequence ATGTCAAATCAACAGATACAAAAATGTATTAGAGACATTATCCAGCTTAACGAGAAACATGATCAAGATTGGACACAAGGacctttgaagaaactCTTATCAGCTACATCAACTCTTTACAATACATCAATAAACAAGGTTATGTTAAAGCAAGATGAAGAGCTTGCGAGATATCATATTTGTGCCTTTATTGCTGCTGAAAGGCTTTAtcaaaaaacaaaagacTCAGCATTTGAGTattcaatgaataataTCCCATTGGAACCAAAAAAAGTTAGAAATCTGTTGAACGTATTTAAGAGTAATATCTTTCAGACATCCCCAGTAAAGAATTTTCACTGGTCACCAAGTCCCAAGAAATCTGCCGGAAAGAAATCAcctttgaaagaaaatgacAGGTTCAGTTCAAGGGACCCAAATGAGCTAAGGAAAGAATTGTTTGGCACACCAACTAAAATTTCTCCCTCTAAGAGTCTTTCCCCGGTCAAGTTATCCCCAGGGAACCTTAATACCGATAGTCCAATCAAAgcaagaaggaaattggCGTTTGAAGATTCCCAATCGGATTCTGAACAGGATGAGGACAGCCACATTGGCTCTCCAGAAAGACCTACCGAGAACCCAACAAAAGAATCGACACTTGATACCAGTACTAATACTCCAACAAAATCTCCTATaaaaaggagaagaagGACAAAGGGCCCATTTTCTGGAGGGAAAGTCAGTCTGCTACACAAGAAATACTACAAAGTTACACCTACGGAACTTATCACTCTAtgtaatgaatttgaacTTCCACAAACTGTAGCTTATGGTATTCTTGATGAATATGTTGCAAAATCCACCTATTTAACGTGCCCCTGGCAATTAGTTTGTGGTCTTGTGATGAATTGCGTGTTTATTGTGTTTAACGATAAGAGGAGGAATGATCCAAGAATTGATCATTTGCTAATAGATAAAATGCGCCGATTAATGAAGAGTGATGGGTTTAGTGATATCAATCTTTGTGTTAAGATTGTCAAGGAATTAATAACGGGGGAGCAATGGTTTCGAGATTTACAAGTcaaatataattatttcaatGGAGTTAACTATGATGAACAAATAGCTGTAAAATTTGGGTCGATGCTACAAtctgataataatttagtATCGAGGGAGCAATACGCAAACTGGtacaaaaaaattgaacaagatCTTTCTTTGAGAGGTGATTGA